Genomic DNA from Paenibacillus borealis:
CCCAGCATCTCCCGATGACGAAGGCCGGATTCGGCTCCAGGGCTTTAATCATCCGTTCCAGGCCTGTGTTCAGCTGCTGATCTTCTACTGTCTGCTGCTGCACCGGTCTGGCAAGAAGATGAAGATGGTGACGTTCATCCTCGGTCAGCCTCAGCGCCTCAGCTATGTTATTCAATACATCCTCTGAGGGATTGATGCTTCTGCCTTGCTCAAGAGAGGTGTACCATGATGTTCCGATATGGGCCAGCTGGGCCACTTCTTCCCGGCGGAGCCCCGGAGTCCGCCGCCTTCCATAAGACACTAGCCCTACCTCTTCAAGAGTCAGACGTTCCCGGCGCGAACGCAGAAATTCACCTAACGGCAGTCTGGAAGAAATCTCTTCCATGCTGAACTCCTCCTTATCCTGACACTGATAGTCCTACGATAAACGCAGGAAGGATGCCAGTTACACATTCTATTATACTGCCAGTATAGCATCTATAAACTTAGGAGGATTTGAACTATGAATATATTTGTAACTGGAGCCACCGGTAAAGTAGGAAGCCGTTTTGTTCCGCGACTGCTGCAGCGCGGTCATCATGTTAAGCTGTTAATTAGGGATGCTGCCAAGGCGGATTGGCTCCGGGAGCAGGGGGCGGAAATTGTAGAAGGCGAGCTTCTGCAGCCGGAGCATTATGTGGAGGCTCTCCGGGGGATTGATGTTGTGTTTCATCTGGCAGCACAGTTCCGCGGCGTAGACGAGAACACCACCTGGATATCCAATTTCGATGGCAGCATCGCTCTGGCCAAGGCAGTGCTGGAGGCGGGTGTGCCAAGGTTTGTTTTTGCCAGTACTAACAATGTCTACGGCTCCGGAAGTCTCACGGGACCCAGTCAGGAGGATGACGAGCTGAAGCCTGCGTTTGCTTATCCGCAGTCCAAAGCTAAGGCTGAGGCAGCGCTGCTGCAGCTTCACCGCGAACAGGGATTAGGCCTGCGCATTGTAAGGCTGCCTTTTGTCTATGGGGAGCGGGATCCGCATATCACAGAATTCCTGCCGCTCGTAGGCAATTGGAATCCGGCGAAAAGAATGCATATGGCGCACCATGCAGATGTGGGTCAGGCCCTGCTGCTCGCAGCTTCCGCAGATGGGATAGACGGCCGGATCTACAACGTCGGCGACGACGCACCGGTCTCCATTGCAGAGCTGCAGAAGCTGCATCATTTTGAAATTTCCCCGGGAGCGCAGCAGCAGGAATTCAATCCATGGGAGGGTATCATCGATACCACTCGGATCAGGGATGAATTACATTACCGGCCGATTTTCCCATCATTCTATACGGCACGGGATGCAGGTGCGCTTTAATTGATTTAGAGTTCCGCGAGTAATTGCTTGGGGAATTTATCTCCTCCCGGCAATCTGGTATATAATAGAACTATATCTTCTTGACCGCAGGCTTCTCTTCAGAAGCTTGCGGTTTGTTGCGTGAACAGTGTGAATAAGATGAACTAAAGAACTACACATACAGGCAAAAGGTGAGATCATGATTCAACCACAGCGAGCAGGGCTATTGTATAGAGATCGTTATTACATAGGGAGGCATGCAAATGCTGAAATCATTGCAGGCTATTGAAGCGTACCGTGAAGGAGGAAGGCTCCCCGGTGAAGGCTGTCTCTGGCTGGAATATATCGTTCAGGCTGAGCAGACTATTGTGAACCTGGAACGGGTGGAGTCGCTGCAGGGACTGGAACAGCAGAACCCGGTGCTGGATTATGTAGAACGGAGTCTGCGTGTGCTGGACAGTCTGCCGTTATCCTATTGGATCAGGGAATTGGCGGAAGAGACCCTGATCTGGTCGGAGACCGCCAAGGGCGGTACGATCCGGCAGCGCCGGGGCTGGCAGGACGAAGGCATTAATATATTTGTGCATAATATCGGTTCGGCGCAGCTGTACCAGAGAAATGCAGATCGTGAGCAGGCTAATGAAGTCTCTGCGGATAAGCGGCTGATCGTGCACCGGCTAATCGAAACGCACGGGCTGATCGGGCAGCAGATCCGCGGCGAGGTTCCTCCCTCGGTCAATCTTCCATTGTCCGGACTGGTGGAGCAGGGACTGCTGACCGCAGATGAGCTGGAGCGGCTGCTGTTCGCGCTGAATCACTGCATTATCTCTGCCGTAGCCCCGGAGCTGTGGCAGGAGGTTCGACCTCAGGTGATGGAGCTGATCGCTGTAATCTCCTCGGGGAATCTGCATGCTGAAGTGCCGATGAAGGAGCGTCTGCGGAGAATGCGCTCCGGCTCTATCGCACAGGGCGAGGATTATGAGACGGAGTGGAGCAGTCTTGTGCAGGAAGGGTTCAATCCCGCGGTGCTTGAGCCGCTGCAGCCTGTCACCTTCTGGTATGTGGAATCCGCGCTGCAGACCTTCTCGCTGGAGCAGTTTCTGAAAGTAGTGAGTCTCTCGGCAAGCAGTGATTTGTCCGCTCTGAACCATATCAGCTTCGAAGCGGTAATGAACAGCATTTATTATGACTACAAGGGCAGCAAGAAGATTAATGTGTACAAGAAACGGATCATTGAGAAGTACTTATCCGAGTTGGACTGGACAGAGATCTATAGCGGGGAGCAGCTTTCCGTCAATCCGCATCTGTCGCACCGGCTGCTGCGGAAGGAGCATTTGCCTGATACGCTGTTCTTCAATTTCGAATTCTCTCCGGCTGCTGAGAAGCTGATTGAATTCTGCATAGAGGCCGAGAAGTCGGCGCTGTATGAGCGGGCGGTGCTGCTGCTGTTCGACCTGTTCGGTCTGCGCCGTGATGCGTTCGACCGCTTCCATAACGAGGATACGTACTTAAGCCAGATGAATGATACGGCAGATTATAAGGCGGTCATCCTGGATTACGTCACCGGCCGCAAGGTGCTGGACATCGGGCCAGGCGGCGGGGTGCTGCTGGATCTGATCGAGGAGCGGATGCCGGATGTGATTCCGGTGGGCATCGATATCTCCAGCAATGTCATTGAAGCGCTGCGGCAGCGCAAGCAGCGGGAGGACCGCGGCTGGGAGGTGCTGCAGGGCGATGCCCTGAACCTGAAGGATTACGTGGAGGCAGGCACGGTCGACACGGTGATATTCTCATCCATTCTGCATGAGCTGTATTCCTATGTGCCGCTGAACGGGAAGAAGTTCAATCACGCGACAGTTGCGGCTGCGCTAACCAGCGCCTTCGGGGTGCTGGCAGACGGCGGAGTCATTATTATCCGCGACGGTATAATGAGTGAGCCGGAGGAGGAGCAGCGGAGAGTGCGGTTTCTGGAGGATGACGGCATGGCGTGGCTGGAGCGGTATGCGAAGGATTTTGCCGGCCGGAGTATCCGGTATGAGCAGCTTGGCGCGCAGGAGGTGCTCATGCCGGTGAATGATGCCATGGAGTTCCTATACACGTATACGTGGGGGGAAGAAGCCTACATCCATGAGGTACAGGAGCAGTTCGGATACTTCACGCCTTCGCAGTATGCTGCGTTTATTGAGCAGACGCTGGGACCGCAGGCGAAGATCGAAGTCTTCCGCCATTACCTGCAGGAGGGCTATACGGAGGCGCTGCAGGAGCGGATCGTGATGATGGATGAGAGCGGGCAGGCGGTCGCACTGCCGGACAGCACCTGCTTTATTGTAATCCGTAAGGCGGGCTGAAGACGGGCCTAAGCCCAATAAAAAGGGGCATTACCACAGCCGTATCCGGCGCTGGTAATGCCCTTTTTTTGATCGATGATTGCCCGAAAATAATGGGAAGTGCTGCGATGCGGACCTTGCTTAGAAGAGAATCATCCTGTCCGGCTACTTAAGCGTGATGTTAAGTAAGCTGATTTTACCGCTGCGCACCTTGAACTCGTGTCTGAACAGCTGCGGAGCGGGAACGCGGTTCTTGTTAAACTCCCCTTCCATCTCTGCTGTCACAGCGATGGACTCCCCGGCTTCTTCTATTTCCATGATCGTGTAGCGGACCTTGGCTGAGAACAGCTCTGATTCTCCCCAGGCCTGTATAGCATCCCTGCCCGCAATCTCTTTGCCGTTATCCTTAACGCTGGCGCCGGGAGTGAACAATTGGGTAAAGGCCTCAGGCTGATATTGGTTAATGGTATTGTAGAACTCCTGTACCTCACTCGGCAAGGTAACATGTTGATTCATGGATATCTGCCTCCTGTAAGTAGAGTAGCGGAAGCGGCATGGCTCCACCCTTACACGTAACTTAAACGTATCCGGGCATCCGTAAGCAGATATTGTAATCTGAACGAACCAGAGCTTAAGGGTATAGCTGCCCTTGCCCGCCTCCCGGCAGAGCCCCCTTGCGGAATTCGGAAGGCGAGCAGTTCATCGCTTTGCGGAACACTTTGATGAAATAGCTGACGTTGTCGAAGCCGGCATCCATGGCGATATCGGAGATTTTGCGGTCACTCTGCTGCAGCAGGGCGGCGGCCTGGCGGATCCGGTAGGAGTTGATGTAATCGACGGGCGTCTTGCGGGTCATGCTTTTGAAAAAACGGCAGAACTGCCCCTCGCTCATCGGAATCAGTTCGGACAGATCACGCGTGCGGATCGGCTCCTGATAGTTGTCCTGGATATAGAGGATGACTTTCTTCAGGCGGTCGATCTTCGTGCTATCAGCGCCTGCCGACTGGCTGTAGTTCACCGAACGTCCCGGCGGCGCAATCTGTGAGAGCATGATCAGCAAAGTTCCTTTCATAAAGGACTCGAATCCGGGCATTTTATTATCATATGCCTCCACCATCCGCTCCAGGTGCAGCAGAAGCTCCCCTTGCCAAGGTACGGAGGAGGTGATGTGACGCGGAAAGCTCTGGCGTTTCTCCTGAAGCGGCAGAATTACAGTCTGCTGGATGGTATCATATTGGGCGCTGGCCAGGAGATCGGGGTGAAAGACAAGTGCGCAGAACCGGCAGGGAGTGTCCTTAACCGCATAGGCGGCATGAATATCACCGGATTCAATAAACACGGCTTCGCCGGGGCGGAGCGTGAAATAATCCGTATCCACCTGAAAGAGAATCTCGCCTTCAAGCAGCAGGAAGAACTCCGCTTCCTCATGCCAGTGGGTATCCAGGACAGGGGCTCCGGCCGGGAGCTCTATCCAATAGGCGGCCAAGGGAAACATAACATCCCCGTGTTCACGGTCTTCTTTGAGCAATCGCTGTGATGTGCGGTCCATTAAGGGCCTCCTTTTGGTGGGAAACATCAAAATAGTGTTATAAATAAGCTATATTATAGTAGTTTTGTTATTTTGTTATCGTTATAATGCAACTATAAACACCAAATTGAAGGGTGGCAAGTGCACACATGAAATTTACAGACGGCCTTTGGCTGGTTCGCGACGGAATCACAATCAATGGTGCAGTTCAGAACTATGTTGTTGAGAAAACTGAAGAAGGCCTGACGGCTATCACGCAGACAACTCCGATTACTGGACGTGCAGCAACACTTAACTCAACGCTGCTTACCGTGAAATTCCATTCCCCGCTTCCGGGTGTAGTAGGGGTTAAGATTATTCATAATGACGGCGTTATCGACCGCGGTCCTTCTTTCGAATTGACCAAGGGAACAGGTGACCACGTTCAAATCGAAGAGACCGAAGCGCAGACTGTGCTGATCAGCGGCGGACTCCGCGTGGTCATCAACAAGGGAACTCACTGGTCGGTAGACTTCTACCGCGGCGATGAGCGCATTACAGGCAGCGGTTACAAATCGATGGCCTATATCACGGATCAGGACGGCAACACGTTCATGCGTGAAGAGCTGGACATCGGCATCGGCGAATTCGTATATGGTCTGGGCGAACGCTTCACTGCTTTTGTGAAGAACGGCCAGGTGGTTGACTTGTGGAACAAAGACGGCGGTACAAGCTCCGAGCAGGCCTACAAGAACGTTCCATTCTATGTGACCAGCAAAGGCTACGGCGTATTCGTGAACCAGCCTGAACTGGTTTCCTATGAAATCGCTTCTGAGAAGGTGAAGAAAGCCCAATTCAGCGTAGCTGGAGAGAGCCTGGAATACTTCGTCATTGAAGGGCCGACCATCAAAGAGGTTATTACCAAATATACTTCCCTGACCGGCAAGCCTGCGCTTCCACCGGCATGGACCTTCGGTCTGTGGCTGACCACTTCGTTCACTACGGACTACGATGAAGCTACGGTTAACTCCTTCGTAGAAGGAATGGCTGAGCGCGATCTGCCGCTGCATGTCTTCCACTTCGACTGCTTCTGGATGCGCGAATACCAATGGACCGATTTCCAGTGGGATTCCCGTGTGTTCCCGGACCCTGTGGGCATGCTGAAGCGCCTGCATGAGAAAGGGCTTAAGATCTGCGTCTGGATCAACTCCTACATCGGACAGCGTTCACCATTGTTTGAAGAAGGCAAGAAGAACGGCTATCTGCTCAAAAAAGCCAACGGAGACGTTTACCAGACGGATCTGTGGCAAGCGGGCATGGGCCTCGTGGACTTCACGAACCCTGCGGCTTGTGAATGGTATGCAGGGTACCTGCGTGATCTGGTTGACATGGGCGTAGACAGCTTCAAGACCGACTTCGGCGAACGTATTCCAACGGATGTTGTTTACTTCGACGGCTCCGATCCAAACAAAATGCATAACTACTACACACAGTTGTATAACAAGGTTGTCTTTGAAGTACTGGAAGAGAAGCTTGGCAAGAATGAAGCAGCCGTCTTCGCACGTTCGGCAACCGCCGGCGGGCAGCAGTTCCCGGTTCACTGGGGCGGTGACTGCTACGCTGACTACGAGTCCATGGCAGAAAGCCTGCGCGGCGGCCTGTCGCTCGGCCTGTCCGGCTTCGGCTTCTGGAGCCATGACATCGGCGGCTTCGAGAATACCGCTCCGGCGCATGTCTTCAAGCGCTGGCTGGCCTTCGGCCTGCTCTCCAGCCACAGCCGTCTGCACGGCAGCACCTCGTACCGTGTGCCTTGGGCTTACGACGACGAAGCCGTGGATGTTACCCGCTTCTTCACCAAGCTTAAGTGCAGCCTGATGCCTTACCTGTATGATGTAGCCGGACAGGCACATGAGCAGGGCTGGGCTTCAATGCGGGCGATGGTGATGGAATTCCCGGAAGATCCGACCTGCGAAGTGCTGGACCGCCAGTACATGCTGGGCGATTCCCTGCTCGTGGCTCCGATCTTCCAGGAGAACGGCGAAGTGAAATACTACCTGCCGGCTGGACGCTGGACGCATCTCCTGAACGGTGAGACCGTAGTGGGCGGATCATGGCGCAAAGAGAAGCATGACTTCTTCAGCCTGCCGCTGTTCGTACGCCAGAACTCCCTGCTTGCAGTGGGCAGCGAAGACAGCCGTCCGGATTATGATTTCGCTGAAGGCGTGAAGCTTAGCCTGTACTCCCTTGAGGACGGCAAGACTACATCGGCAACCGTTCGCGATATCAACGGCGCTCCTGAGCTGAAGGTAGAAGCTGCGCGCAGCGGCAGCAAGGTAACCGTAACCGCAGAAGGCAGCGGCAAAGCATTCACCTTTGCGGTGAAGGATCTCGGCGCTATCGCTTCAGTAGAAGGTGCTGAACAAGCAGATGAAACTACAGTGAAAGTAAACGCCGGAGCCAAATCCGTATCGTTCACGATTACGCTGAAATAAGATTATACCGCCCTATACTCAAGCTCTCTGATGACAGGGGACATTCGTCCCCGGTGAATCAGAGAGTTTTTTGAGGATTGAACAACGGGTACGGTATTTGAGGCTATTGGAACTTCAAGCTGTTCTTGCCGCGCAAATCTTGCAAGGAATACAACATTTTCCACCTATTATCGATCCTAATCCGGAATTGTTGTATAAAAGGCAGCATTTCTCCTTCTCCCGGCTGCTTTGCGGGGGAATTCATGTATTTCGTACAACAATTCTCTCAAACGGCCTGTTTTTCATGCATGGAAGTTGTAGAACGTACAACATTATTGCCTTTTTCTATTTATTACAGGTAAGCTGTGAACTAATAATCTCATTTCTGTCAGCAACGATAGGAGAATAGAATGCTATGAACAATAAAGTTAATACCAGTGTGTACAGCCAGTCTGGATTCACTTCGGCCACAGCGCTGTCCGCAGCTGCTAATTATATTATGAACTCGCCGGAGCCGTTCACCCATACCTACCGGACCTATGTGCGCCTGCGGGAGAACGGCGGCCTGACGCTGAAGTTCTGGCACAGCAATGCTGTGGATTCGACATGGGACTTGGGCGCGGAGTCAGCGGCCAGTGAACCGGGCGGGGAGTGGAGCATTGAAGCGGCATATGTAGCCGATGGCGGAGCCGTGCCGGATGGTACAGTTGTGTCAGGTTCGCAGGTTCCGGTAACCTTCGGTGGCGAAGCCTCGCGGAACGTTGCTCCGGGCGAGCAGTTCTGGAGCGATGAAGCGCTGCTGGAGCTGCCGGAAGGGCATTACCTGGCCTTCACCTGGACGCTGAAGACGGCAGCTGCCGGGAAGTCGATCCCCTTCAACGTGGAGGGGATGCTGGTCTCCGGCTACGATGCGCCGGGCAATCTGGCCGCTCAGGAGACAGCCGAAGCGTTCAGTGAATCGGACAAGCTGCAGGTACTGCCAAGCTTCCTGGGATACAAGAAGGATGTAACGAAGAAGCTGGTATTCCTGGGGGATTCGATTACGCAGGGAGTGCGGACCGCCAAGGATGAGTATTCCTATTGGGCGGCAAGAATTGCCGAAGGATTAGGAACGAAGTACGGGCTGTGGAATATCGGCTCCGGCTGGGGCCGGGCCTATGATGTCGCCACCGATGGAGCCTGGCTGCACAAGGCGCAGCAGGGCGATGAGGTGCTGATGGTGCTCGGAGTAAATGATCTGGATATCGGCAACCGCTCAGCAGAAGAGCTGCTGAACGACCTCACGCATATTATCTCCGCGATCAAGGAAGTGCGGCCTAAGACTGCCGTGATTCTCAGCACCGTGCCGCCGTTCAATTTCGAAGGGGAACGGGAAGCAGCTTGGCGCACTGTAAATGCGGCTATTCTTAACAGTCCCCCGGCCGGTGTAGACCGCGTGTTCGACATTGCCGCAGTGCTGTCTGTACCGGCTCCGGCAGATCATAGAATCAAGCCGGAGTATATGAGCGATGAGTTTGATCCGCATCCGAACGGCACCGCCGGCAAGGCGGTTGCCGAAGCATTTTTGGCCTGGTACGGCAAAAACGTGTGACGAACTTCTTGAAAGCACTAGGCATACTATGTAGTACTTTATCAGAAGGGTAGTGTGCCTGTAGTGAGCATTCAAGCGGGAGTACCAATGCAGCCCAAAGTGCTGTATCAAGCAGATCAAAATTATATTCAGAGTATGAAGTCTCTCCGGCATCACATGCACAGTGTATGCAGACAACATGTGAACCAGATTGTCCGGGTGCAGACGATTGACGGCCAGGTCGTTACTGGGAGAATTCTCGGCTGCGATAGAGGATTGTTATACCTGGGGGTACAGAATCATCATGGAGCAGGACGCGCCTTCTTCGGAAGCAGCGATGAAGCCATCCTGACCCTGGTACTGTTCGAATTGCTGGTTATCGTTTTATTATCCTAGCCGAAGAAAAGAGCCTGCAGCTGCAGGCTTTTTTCTTTTTCGATATTAATGGTTAGAATGTTCTGAGAATGATCACCAGCAGAATGTAAAGGACTAAGATTGTAGTGGTAGAAGTAAAAAGTCCGCCGACATTTCCGCAACCGCTCATCGTCTTACCTCCTTCGCAGTATCATCTTTCAGAACCATGATATGCACTTTTGGTCATTCGGGTATAGACCATCGACCAATTTAAAGCTCAGAGCCGGGTAAGAAATAGAAGCGGAAATGGATAATGTCTTCAATGCATTCAGTGCTCCGCCTGCCCCCGGAAATCCTTCGGCGAGCAGCCGACCTGCTTCTTGAAGACCTTGCTGAAATATTTGACGTCGTGGAAGCCGACCATCTCCGAGATCTGCGCCAGCTTGAGATTGGGATTCTGCATCAGCAGCTTGGCCTTCTCGATGCGGACGCTGCCGATGTAGTCGGAGAAGTTGATGCCGTATTCCTGTTTGAACTTGCGCGAGATATATTCGCGGCTGACGTAGAATTTGCCGGCCACCTCCTGCAGGGAGAGGTCGGACGGGTAATTCTGATCGATATATTTAACGATCTCCGTCATCGGGTTCCGCTCTTTCATGTGTCTGGCCGAGAGCGTCTGGGACAGCTGCTGCATCAGCGCAAAGGACCAGTCACGCCAGGCGAACAGGGAGAAGGAATAACCGCTTGGCAGCGGTGATGGACTCAGCAGATCAGCCTGCTCCAGCTCCGCCAGCACACTGTCCGACTGGTTGCCCAGCGCTTCCCGGACCAGCCGGGAACGGAACAGGAGAGCATCCGCCTTCCACGAATTCAGCATTTGCGGGGTAACGACACCCCGGCGGCTGAGCTCGTGGGTCCAATGCTGTGCTGCGGCGGAGATGGCTTCAGTGGTTCCGCTGATGACAGCCATCCGCCAGTCCTCCTGGACATCCGCGAAATTCAGCGGCGCTTCCGGCCCGGAGCCGCCGGAATTCCGGCTGTCTTCCGCCATGCCGCCTGCGCCCGCCGCCGGGGAGAAATGGCAGTAATCCTCATGCCGTAACAGGTTCCGCCGGAGCAGTGCTTCGGCGGCTTCCGTGCGCTGCGCCGGCAGCTCTCCCGGGAACGCACCTGCGGTGCTGATTCCGAAATGCATGCGGAATTGCAGGGTGCGGTAGATCCCCTGATTAATCCGGCTGATCAGCTCGACAACGGATTCCTCCACATCCCAGAGAATGATGGCAATCTCCGGCGGCCCGCCCCAATACCGGAAGGCAATGCCTTTGCCCTGCAGCTGCAGGAATTCATTGCAGATGTTAACGATGGCGTAGTACATCAGCTCACTGTCGCCTCCGAACCGTTTGAGCAGCGGATTGTTGCCGCTGTCCGTCTGCACAAGGATCAGCCGCGAAGCCTGGACACTCTGCGGAATGATGCTGTCAACGTTAAGCCTGCGCAGCGAGGCCTCGGCATTGACCTTGTCATCAATCAGCGCGGAGAGCAGCTTCTCCCCGTAGATCGGCTTGATCTCATTCAGCCGGAGGCTCTGGCGCTGACGGTGGCGGCGCTCCTCTTCTTCGGAGCGCCAGGCGGCAACCGCCTTGGACACTGCGTTATTAATCATATCCGCTTCGATCGGCTTAAGAATATAGTCAATGCCGCCGTGGCGGACGGTCTGGCGCACGAAGTCGAAATCATCATGCCCGCTGACAACAATGAATTTGGTGTTGCCTGCGAATTCATCTACCCAGGTCATCAGCTCAACACCGCTCCCTGATTCCATCATCATATCCATAATCACCAGCGCGGGCTTCTCCCTGCGGATCAGCCCGATGGCTTCATTGCCGTTCCCTGCTTCCAGAATCTCATCAATCTGATGGGCATCCCAGTTCACCAGCAGCCGGACGGCCTTCCGGACTCTTGCTTCGTCATCCACAATAAGTGCCTTCATATCCGTTCACTCTCCACTAATATCTCAATTTCCAGCCGGATGATAACCCCGCCGGCCTCCAGATTATCTACCGTCAGCAAAGCATCATCCCCGCAGACCAGCCGCAGCCTGGCCAGTACATTCCCCAGGCCGATTCCCGCACCGGGAGCATCACGTCTGCTGTAGCTGTCCTGACCTGAGTTCTTGATCATGTCGAGCTCTTCAACAGCTCTGGGCTGCTGCAGCTCCTTGCGCAGCGTCTCCAGCTTCACGGCCGGAATCGAGAGGCCGTTGTTCCGGATACTGATCTCCATCCGGCTAGGGCTAAGTCTGGCTGCCGTAATCTCAATGAATCCGTCCGTGCGGGCAAGGTTGAACCCGTGCTTGAAGTAATTCTCCACAATCGGCTGCAGGATCATCTTGGGCATCAGCGCATGCAGCAAGGATTCTTCCATATCGTAGCGGAAACTGAACTTATTTTCAAAACGTTCCTTCTGCAGCTCAATATACGCTTTAACATGCTCCAGTTCATTCTGTATCGTCACAATCTTCTCATCATTGTACATGCTGTAGCGCATCATCTTGGCCAGTGCCGAGAGCAGGCCGTAGATTTGCGGCACCTTCAGCTCAAGGGCGAGTGTACCGATAATCTGAAGAGTGTTGTTCAGGAAATGCGGGTTGATCTGCGACTGCAGCGCCCTCAGCTCATTGGTTTTGTTCGACAGCTCCAGCCTGTACTCCCGCAGAATCAGGTTGTTGATCGTGTCCATCATACTGCGGAAATGCTCCGTGACCACACCGATCTCATCTTTTCCGGCCGGTCGGATATCAATCTCTAGGTTACCGGTCTGCACCTGATTCATGTACCGGGTCAGCTGCTTGATGGGGGCGGTGATCCGGAAGGAGATCAGAATCGTCAGGGCGATGATCATACTCATCAGCACGAAGAGCAGCAGCAGATTAATGCCGGCGGCCTCCTTGGCTTCGCGGAACAGATAGGAGACAGGGATTTGCTTGACGAGCGTCCAGCTTAGGCCGATGCTTTCAATTTTTTGATAGATGAACACAGAGTTGTCCTGCTCAAAATGCCCTTGGGTCACCATGCTGTCAGCCATCTGTTTATTGTACCATGCTGCATCCAGCGGTTGGCCGAATGTGCCGGCGTCAGGTCCGTATACGAGCTTTCCGGCGCTGTCCACCAGATAGATGTTTTCCTGATCCTGGTCGTATAGCTGGTCTACTATATCACCAAGAGCTGCGAGCTTGACATCAATCGAGAGATAACCGAGTGCTTCAGAGGAAGGGATACGCTCAATTCTGCGGTGCAGCGTAAAAACAGGCTCCGGTACGAACTGCGTTAATGGCAGACTTAATCCGTAGGCGTCGCTTAGATGGGTGCTTTGCACTTTCACCGGAGAGCTCCCTGTAATGTTGGATTCCTGGTAGGGTGTGTCTCCCAGCCAGCGCTTGGGTGTCGTATTATCGGTAATCAGTGTAGCTTTACCGTCTTTGACGCCATATAAGTACACCTGTGAGATATTAGGCAGCGAGGTGGAAATGTAACTGAGCGAATTGTAAATGGCAATGTCGGAGGACAGATCGTCGTGCCCGGCTTCAAGCAGCCGGTAGAAATCCGAGTCAGAGTACACACTGAGCGACAAACGGTTGATCTCCCCAATCAGACTGTTAATGTTCTTGGAGCCCTGA
This window encodes:
- a CDS encoding NAD-dependent epimerase/dehydratase family protein, producing MNIFVTGATGKVGSRFVPRLLQRGHHVKLLIRDAAKADWLREQGAEIVEGELLQPEHYVEALRGIDVVFHLAAQFRGVDENTTWISNFDGSIALAKAVLEAGVPRFVFASTNNVYGSGSLTGPSQEDDELKPAFAYPQSKAKAEAALLQLHREQGLGLRIVRLPFVYGERDPHITEFLPLVGNWNPAKRMHMAHHADVGQALLLAASADGIDGRIYNVGDDAPVSIAELQKLHHFEISPGAQQQEFNPWEGIIDTTRIRDELHYRPIFPSFYTARDAGAL
- a CDS encoding class I SAM-dependent methyltransferase; protein product: MLKSLQAIEAYREGGRLPGEGCLWLEYIVQAEQTIVNLERVESLQGLEQQNPVLDYVERSLRVLDSLPLSYWIRELAEETLIWSETAKGGTIRQRRGWQDEGINIFVHNIGSAQLYQRNADREQANEVSADKRLIVHRLIETHGLIGQQIRGEVPPSVNLPLSGLVEQGLLTADELERLLFALNHCIISAVAPELWQEVRPQVMELIAVISSGNLHAEVPMKERLRRMRSGSIAQGEDYETEWSSLVQEGFNPAVLEPLQPVTFWYVESALQTFSLEQFLKVVSLSASSDLSALNHISFEAVMNSIYYDYKGSKKINVYKKRIIEKYLSELDWTEIYSGEQLSVNPHLSHRLLRKEHLPDTLFFNFEFSPAAEKLIEFCIEAEKSALYERAVLLLFDLFGLRRDAFDRFHNEDTYLSQMNDTADYKAVILDYVTGRKVLDIGPGGGVLLDLIEERMPDVIPVGIDISSNVIEALRQRKQREDRGWEVLQGDALNLKDYVEAGTVDTVIFSSILHELYSYVPLNGKKFNHATVAAALTSAFGVLADGGVIIIRDGIMSEPEEEQRRVRFLEDDGMAWLERYAKDFAGRSIRYEQLGAQEVLMPVNDAMEFLYTYTWGEEAYIHEVQEQFGYFTPSQYAAFIEQTLGPQAKIEVFRHYLQEGYTEALQERIVMMDESGQAVALPDSTCFIVIRKAG
- a CDS encoding nuclear transport factor 2 family protein; translated protein: MNQHVTLPSEVQEFYNTINQYQPEAFTQLFTPGASVKDNGKEIAGRDAIQAWGESELFSAKVRYTIMEIEEAGESIAVTAEMEGEFNKNRVPAPQLFRHEFKVRSGKISLLNITLK
- a CDS encoding AraC family transcriptional regulator; amino-acid sequence: MDRTSQRLLKEDREHGDVMFPLAAYWIELPAGAPVLDTHWHEEAEFFLLLEGEILFQVDTDYFTLRPGEAVFIESGDIHAAYAVKDTPCRFCALVFHPDLLASAQYDTIQQTVILPLQEKRQSFPRHITSSVPWQGELLLHLERMVEAYDNKMPGFESFMKGTLLIMLSQIAPPGRSVNYSQSAGADSTKIDRLKKVILYIQDNYQEPIRTRDLSELIPMSEGQFCRFFKSMTRKTPVDYINSYRIRQAAALLQQSDRKISDIAMDAGFDNVSYFIKVFRKAMNCSPSEFRKGALPGGGQGQLYP
- the yicI gene encoding alpha-xylosidase; this translates as MKFTDGLWLVRDGITINGAVQNYVVEKTEEGLTAITQTTPITGRAATLNSTLLTVKFHSPLPGVVGVKIIHNDGVIDRGPSFELTKGTGDHVQIEETEAQTVLISGGLRVVINKGTHWSVDFYRGDERITGSGYKSMAYITDQDGNTFMREELDIGIGEFVYGLGERFTAFVKNGQVVDLWNKDGGTSSEQAYKNVPFYVTSKGYGVFVNQPELVSYEIASEKVKKAQFSVAGESLEYFVIEGPTIKEVITKYTSLTGKPALPPAWTFGLWLTTSFTTDYDEATVNSFVEGMAERDLPLHVFHFDCFWMREYQWTDFQWDSRVFPDPVGMLKRLHEKGLKICVWINSYIGQRSPLFEEGKKNGYLLKKANGDVYQTDLWQAGMGLVDFTNPAACEWYAGYLRDLVDMGVDSFKTDFGERIPTDVVYFDGSDPNKMHNYYTQLYNKVVFEVLEEKLGKNEAAVFARSATAGGQQFPVHWGGDCYADYESMAESLRGGLSLGLSGFGFWSHDIGGFENTAPAHVFKRWLAFGLLSSHSRLHGSTSYRVPWAYDDEAVDVTRFFTKLKCSLMPYLYDVAGQAHEQGWASMRAMVMEFPEDPTCEVLDRQYMLGDSLLVAPIFQENGEVKYYLPAGRWTHLLNGETVVGGSWRKEKHDFFSLPLFVRQNSLLAVGSEDSRPDYDFAEGVKLSLYSLEDGKTTSATVRDINGAPELKVEAARSGSKVTVTAEGSGKAFTFAVKDLGAIASVEGAEQADETTVKVNAGAKSVSFTITLK